Genomic window (Ananas comosus cultivar F153 linkage group 1, ASM154086v1, whole genome shotgun sequence):
CTTTGACAGCAATCAGCAAGTATTGTTGTTTAATAGAACGGTTGTTCATCGAGTCCTCCGATATCGGTAAACTCCATCCCTAGTTCTCTTTTTATTCTTCTGTCTATGCTTCGCTTGTTCATGTGAAAGCTGTGTCCTATCAGGCAGAGATGATGGTTTGAAGTCATCAACTTGTTCTGATCTGGTGAAAGGTTGTCCTAATATATCATCATTGTCTCTCAGGGGGTTCAAACTCCATGATCATAAAGTCAGTATACTAGTTAAGGtaacatttctttctttttttatttccctcCTATTTAGAGAACATACCCTCTTGTATACATCATACATCTTAGCTGTTGAAAAACTACTGTATATTTAGTCTTAAATTACTTGCTATTACTGTATATGAATTGTTTCAGTTCCAGGAGTAGCTGTCTCTTTTATAATGATATCTTGCCATTTTTGTCGGTTTTTCAGATATTAAACTTGTTCCTGTTACAATACAGGCTATATCTCAAGGAAAGGGTTTTGGTTTTGCAGGGCTTGTGCAATCTTAAATATGTGGACTTCTCAACTTCTTTATCAATTACAGGCACCTTTTTAAGGTTTGTATTGTGTTGCTACCTTCTGAGGCTACTCTTTTGTGATCTTCTAGCTTATGCTTCACCTATAATGTTCTCTTTCCTGACTTGTATTTGCTAGTTGATCAGGAACCTTGGGAGTGGCACGGACACCTTTGCACTGGAGGCCTTGATTCTCCGTGACTGTTTGCATCTTAAAGAAGTGAGGGTTCCGGAATGCCACCTTCATTCTTTGCAACCTTAAATAATCGgcaatttttaatgttttactTTTCATGCAGGTTGAAGTTTCTCGGTTCTTTTCAGCTGTGCTGGATGGAGATTGTAAACAATTGAGATATGTGGTAAGGAGCTTGACAATTTACTTTATGTGGCTTTGTATTCACAACATGCCCCTGGATGTTTGATAACTATAATATATCAAGTTGTTTGTCCCGATGTCTCGTGATTTCTCTTACCAGGATGTATCAAATAAAGATGGCCTTTCTGCACATGTTGATTGGAACGAGAGATGCTTTAGCTTAAGGTACCAAAATGCAATGCTTAATCTATTAACAAAGGTTAATTGCTCTTTCCTAGCTCTTCACGCATTCTTTTTCCCCCCCTTTAAATtgttcttttttccccctttaaATTGTTGCAGTACAATTCCAATATCACGGCTGTCAAAAGAAAGACCAGAAATATGTTTGATTGCCGAATTTCCTTCGGAAggaaggtctctctctctctctctctctctctctctctctctctctctcaggtttaACTAGTGAGGAATTGTGTTATTTGTCTCTCCAAAGTTTTGTATCTCAGATCAGAAAGCAGTCGAGTGGGTTCATAAATACCCTTTTTATTCCTTCCTGGGGAGTGCTTTTATAATGTTGTGAGTGTAGTCCAGGGGCAAACATTATATGTAAGCAGCAATTTATGATCTTTTGTCACCTAATGCTATGGCATTTgttttatttcaaacttttgCAGGGCCTTTCAATGTAACTAAGGGTTGCCATGGGGGCACTAGTGAAATTTTATGACTAAATATTCTAAGGCATTATATCATTTTCATGCAGTTGCAGCTCAATGGACATCGGACACGCTAGTGACAGCGAAACAAGCAGCGACGTGAGCTTGCCGTTGTCTATTGACGTCTCTCTCTCGGCCAGCTCGAGCGAGAGCATCTACAGCAGTGACCTGGGGAGCGGAAATGAGGACGCACATGGCGCGAATGCCCCATTTTATTACGTGGATGGCTTTGATGAGGCAGACCTCCCACTTTTTTAGCTGGATTGGTCGCGGTCCGTCCCCTACCATCTGAATCCAATACCCTCCGactcttttttcctctctcgCTCGTTTGTTGATAGTGCAGTAGTTATAGAGTCTATCAGAACTGGTGTTTGAAGAAAAGGTTTTGCATTCTTGTGTTAATAAAACAACACTCTTGTGAGTGAGGATAGTGTGGCACTGGTAAATAatcttctattattattattattatttttttctcagtCATGATCCTCCAACTATTGATTGTTTTACTGGTATGTGATGCGTGAAACTTTGAATAGTAGTATGATCTATAGTTacgaaaagaagaaaaagggaaaaaaattgttGAGATTGCTGCTTCTTTAACCCCTAGATTTGGTTGTGTTTGGTTTGCCGCGAGTGATTAATGGTCTGTTTGTTTATTTAGAATATGTTTCCTTCATAAATAACTAGCCATTTCCTGTTTTTTGGGCGATGAAGCATCACGGAAGTTATTTAtggttgagattttttttttgattattttaacatTTTGCATCTTTCATGTCAACCCAGGCCAGAATCATTTTCGTCATTTGGTCGTAAAGAATTGTTACATCTTCCCATTTACGACGAAGCAAATGATCGAACTTGAACTCTTGCAATCGAGCCCAATTTGTACTGGAACGAGCAATCAACAACTGCCATgttgtcaatatatatatatatatatatatatatatagagtgaggctactatgccgtgcttccagctcgtttttgatgttgcgactttcgaatcgtcgatcggctccgttaaacttgatctagagtatttgaagtacctaaaaaataaattttatgattttacgatatcatttgcctaatgaacgaaggggctcgaaatcaacggctgaaaataaaaatattacaaaatgtaacaatatgacattaaaattttaaatcaaagatattgatcttgttttatatagtataaagaattttctatcaaaatttcacgtgatttggatatttctacaccgttaaacttgcaaacggctcactacggccattgaaatttgttgatttgagcccattcgatcactagggaaatgatatcgaaaaataataaaatttattttctaggtactccaaatactctagatcaagtttaacggagccgatcgacgattcgaaagtcgcaacatcgaaaacgagttggaagcacgaaaggctccgtgattccgatagcacagtagcctcactctatatatatatatatatatatatatatagttggaccgggctactattagtagcaaaattctattattgctaccagttttttagcctttggatcaaatcttttcatcatttctaatcatttgattaaatactataaccctgtagggaccactcaaccctagggggtccactCAACtttaactgactaatatcatcctaaccctacaatttttcatctaagggttaaaaacttgatagcaaaaagagtattttactattaatagtattccagcctaattttctctctctctctctctctctctctatatatatatatagttgagctagaatacttccaaaagcaccatgagggtggtgcttttgagtttttagtaattggatggagagatgtagggttgagatgatggtggtaggtggtggtatgtggaatagtgtttgatccaaaggctattagtaatcaaggaatATATCTAAGGGCTGGTAACTTAGAAGCActaaggggttggtgcttctaaaagtattctaactcaattttatacagagttgagctagaatactcccaaAAACACCATGAGGgttgtgcttttgagtttttagccattggatggagagatgtagggttgaggtGATGGTTTTGACGATACACGTGGCAGTATTTTATGCCTTCACGTTCATaacctatttttttattctgtaCTGTATTTGTCTCTTCTCCCTAAatccttcttccccttctccctAAATCCTTCCTTCTTCCCTTTCTCCCTATATCTCTTTCCTCCCTATGCTATCCTACTTTTTCCCTATCCTCCCTGTACACCTCTTTCTAGGCATCTCTCCACGCGCTCCTTCTCTCCTCTTGCTCGCTACTCTGTCTCTTCTCCCTAGAtccttcttccttttctcccTATCTCTCCTTTTCCTCCCTATGCTGCCCTACTTTCTCCTTATCTTCCCTGTATGTCTCTTCCGAGGCGTCTTTCCATGCCCTCCCTCTTTCTTTTTGCCCGCTACTCTGCCcttctctacctctctctcgcTCATGAGTGCCCTATTCCCCTACCTATCGAGGTAAGCTCTCCGAGGCCTCTCTAGATCTCCGCCGATCAATTCTACCGCAGACGAGATGAACCCGTCAATTGGATGGTGGCCATCGTGTTGGACTTGTGCCCATCCGGTTGGATGTCAAGTCTATCCGGGCAGTTCTTCCCAATCCCCTACTCCGATGCCTCTCTGGATCGCTCCGCCGTGCGATTGGACCGCGGATAGGATAAGCTCGTCTATTGGACGTTGGCCATCGAAGTTGGATCTGTGGCCATCATGTTGGATGTCATGATGACCAACCGATCTAAGCGCTCCTACCCAATCCCCTACTATGATGCCTCTCTGGATGTCTCTCTTCATGATGAGTGCCCTATCCCCCTACGTATGGAGGTAAGCTCTCCGAGGCCTCTTTGGATTGCTCCGCCCGTCGGTTCGACCGCGGATGGGATGAGCCCGTCTATTGGACGTTGGGCATCGAAGTTGGATCTGTGGCCATCATGTTGGATGTCATGATGACCAGCTGATCTAGGCGCTCCTACCCAATCCCCTACTTTGATGCCTCTCTGGATGTCTCCACCGCTCGATTGGACCGCGGATGGGATGAGCCAGCCCATTGGACGATGGCCATCGTGATGAACAATCTACTCTGATGCCTCTCTAGATTTTTCACAGTCTTCCTTTACAGCTTTATTGAgaatttcaaaagattttcacttggagtttcaaaagattttcaagCAAATCATTTCTTGGATTTTTATTCCCGAGAACTTAACCTATTCCTCTTGGATTTTCCTTCCATGTCTTACTCCCTAATTTtatattgcatatatttttttttacattctgTATTTTCCACTCATCACTTATTTCTCTTTCATATTTCTTTACAGATCTCCTTACagtttcaaaagattttcactcattttctttccattttGTTTTTCAGATTAAACTAAAATTCTCTTAAATTTTCTTCATGTCTTACTCTCTAAAGATCTCCTTAgagtttcaaaagattttcacCAACTTGGTTTTAACAGATTAAACTGAAATTCTCTTGGATTTTTCTTGTTGTCTTACTCTCAGATTtgggattttctattttatatatggATTCTTGCAAGatcttttgaattatttcaaGATCTTCCCCACAAGTACCCTACTCTTGGCACTGTTGCCTTCACTCTTGACCTCTGTAAGAGTGCAAAGCTTGGGTCAGATATATTATAAATAGCTTCCTCTATTATTTGCTGCATGCTACAGTCTTCTCCTCAAACCAAAAAAGGGTATATTTTTGAGTTGCACACTTTTTACAGCTGCAGTTACTATCTCTTCATCCTACTAACAGTTGTGCTGTTTTGTAGGTCCTACATTAGCTTCCACTTTACTGCATACTCTTGGATTTTTCACTTATTTCTCTTCAAGTTGGTTTTAACAGATTAAACTGAAATTCTCTTGGATTTTTCTTGCTGTCTTATTCTCGAATTtgggattttttattttatatgtggaTTCTTGCGAGATCTTCTGAATTATTTCAAGATCTTCCCCACAAGTACCCTACTCTTGGCATTGTTGCCTTCACTCTTGACTTCTGTAAGAGTGCAAAGCTTAggtcatatatattataaatagctTCCTCTATTATTTGCTGCATGCTACAGTCTTCTCCTCAAACCAAAAAGGGGTATATTTTTGAGTTGCACACTTTTTACAGCTACAGTTACTATCTCTTCATCCTACTAACAGTTGTGCTGTTTTGTAGATCCTACATTAGCTTCCACTTTACTGCATACTCACAAAGGTTGATTTTCTTTGATTCCTTCTACTCCCCTTTGAATTTCCATACTGGTTAAAATACTAGAGTACTAGAGTatataaagtactaaagtatTGCCACTATATCTTATGTGCCTGTAAGATTTCATTATAGGCCAGCATGGTTTATTCATTGTAGGCTAATATGGATTTCACTTTATTGGTTAACTTTGCTGACTTTTGTTGGTTCTTAGTATTTGGTTTTTGTTAAACTCTACTGACTTTC
Coding sequences:
- the LOC109717879 gene encoding F-box protein SKIP17-like isoform X1; the encoded protein is MDALLPSASSPLSKRPCPNDPSSSSSSVPRVSPCSAASAMDGLLECFVAGALDPSVSLHLSLERLLGAAVLEHEKEALVAAAARAGSALLDAAGRSARKRASLHNAAAWPLPPDLTIRVFAMLDTRSLCHASATCSLFNKCATDSLCYTDIDLTAVVPRFTNTVVSTMIQRAGKNLRSLKLGRWPSPSSKASHYTLCPKDSPGLSSDETRPSQMRESSVLSRSCLAALSLDGGAAGALLRKLYLYNIDKMNNAALCLALKACQSLADLKLVGLPVELRQTLTAISKYCCLIERLFIESSDIGRDDGLKSSTCSDLVKGCPNISSLSLRGFKLHDHKVSILVKILNLFLLQYRLYLKERVLVLQGLCNLKYVDFSTSLSITGTFLRNLGSGTDTFALEALILRDCLHLKEVEVSRFFSAVLDGDCKQLRYVLFVPMSRDFSYQDVSNKDGLSAHVDWNERCFSLSTIPISRLSKERPEICLIAEFPSEGSCSSMDIGHASDSETSSDVSLPLSIDVSLSASSSESIYSSDLGSGNEDAHGANAPFYYVDGFDEADLPLF